Below is a window of Pecten maximus unplaced genomic scaffold, xPecMax1.1, whole genome shotgun sequence DNA.
acttatttaaacaaataagaaatgatcaaattaataaatatcaataattatcaaattaatattaattaataattcattgcataaaatataaattaatagttcattgaaattaatgttgtaaaatattcattaataattctttaattatcaatttcatcaaaccAAAACGTAAATCAAATACTTTGCTTTGTTCTTAATTACGAGTTATACTCAAACGGCTCTCTTTTCTCATTTGAACACCTCTCTGATATCACAAAGACTGAAGATAATGATGTTGATAAGTAAAAATCACTCATTTTACTGATCGAGATCAGTTAAAACGGTGAGCTGTGATGTAGCCCTGGCTACGGGATGGCATAACACTTGAAGATGATAACCGGAGCTACATGTATGCATCTatataaacttcaaaattatcatcAGTTTGCACTCCTCACCATCTTTCCGTGGACCAACATCAAGGGATGCTTTTCCATTTCACCCAATACAACGACGACACTAGGAGACTGGTTCGCCCCGCAGCTGTATTGCCACTTGTACCACTACACCAATGAAAAGACGTAAGGTTCCGAGCACAAAAGGATAGAGGGAGACAGAACCGTTTAAAACCACTACGACAACGACCAAAGACAACCAACCACTTAGAAGCCTGGCACAGGAAATTCAAAAAGATTGTACACCATGCATGCACATCCCAACATCTTCACCACTATACGGACATTAAAGGACATACAGGCTACTAATGAGATAACTAGAATTCAACGTCGCGCTGAAGGTACAGAAACATCGACACTCGCCTTGTCCTTAAACAGAGACTGGATAACCAAACTATTGATATCATATCTTACGCCGATGCAGTCTCCGAACTTCCCCATTTAAGTAAAATGTGTGTAGTGATGTAACATGTGGACATTGCTTTATCGTATATGTATCAAAGACGCTGTCAACAATATGCGATTTTCATGCACGTCGCCTCTCAGCAAGTAAATTATGCCATTGGTACGATGTGTTTAGCATCTATatcttaatgtattttattacactgtgaaaatgtatttgttaatttgttctaactgcgtacatgtatatttacatgccTGTTACAGTTTTATGTGTCtatttgttgattttaattttgtccGTTCTGTAACGTTACATTATGTTTCTAATAGTGTTATTCctatcaaaatatgttatagtataaaaacatgtaacatTCTAAGATTATAATAGTGATATTCCAAAATGTATtagcatatatgtacatgtacatttcaagTGCTCAATATATTATTAAGATTATcatagttttgttttcaaaataagatataaagatatattaactTGCAGAATTCTAATGCtcttataacttatatatcaatgtgattaatactatactataaatttcacaattctatttaaataaaatgttgaaatttatatgcTAGTGTCTTGGTTTTCTTTAGTTGTCAAGTGATTTCTACAGGtgaaatacaggtaaatacagaacatgtatgaaacagactataattacctTTCCTTTGATGACTCTGTCTATTGTTCTAAATATGTAGGCGTTCGGGGAACACAGCCCTACAAGTTTACCTCATACtgtgtgaagatctggacaggtgtacacacggtcatctaactagataaagacccccttaattgttagatggaaactggtcatcacaccttacctttacctagcccaagtttcctctggccctgacaccatgtctggtatggtgtcagggctagcggaaactcaggctgacctataccaaggtcatatagaatataggtacagacttgtgacggtcgatatctgacacttttgaaataatatgattgtccattcctattacagtattattaaaacagttataagtcattattataaaaaaaaaaaaaaaaaaaaaaattcaaactgttactattactttatgtctttgatattataatggaagcatgtatagagtattagaggtcaatatgtaaatcaacatagattaatataattttcatgtttgagttaagtaaatacttatcaaacattccatacaccaactgcagctggccttatgtcattttttttttaaagtttgaccatttaactttatgattttataattggcttgaacaaccattgtacattcatgaactgtatctgttacatataatgatagagtgacacatatcatgatagatattgactgaatgggaatagaaaacgatgtagttccaacaggtcagttttacaggtaaatggtacataggttgccgtGTGACGGTGTCCAACTGCCCTTAGGCAAAttttacctcaggctctataatcttatttcctggacgagaacaatatgtactaattacgggtataaggctataggttggtttggGAAAaggtgaatttacattcattataccatttggaattacactgaaattatttttttttttactttaatctctttctttacaattattttttttaaagcaatgtctttatatttttgaatataacaagataagaactgcatcatttcttaatttgatttgcattaattttttttgaacttatatcattcaacattgtacctctacataccggacacctgcataaaccagccaatacgtttggtctcaatgaCTTATGGTTTAGACagattacaatgtaataaatataagaaacagcttatttttactttctaatttcagtatagaatgacttcatttcagTAGAGTTggtcttcttaaacctgttaaccaatttgttaatggttttactacttatcttgacatttccaccttaattacactggtatttcgtttatacatgtaattttggtctgattaaggcctctcaaatggagagctacaatcctttccttcaagtcaggagataatcttactgttctgttaattggcctgaggttataacactgtgaccctgctttgcacagcttcatcatttgaagccatacagtgacaaaattgacacaggtatttctgtgaaccaAGGACAttacctgtagctggctcctaaaactcacctggcacagttatcaggggtgtcaggccagagccagtcatgcatgaccaataataatagcaatttaacagatactgtcattcattatgggtagtccagaactacatacttgtgtgtacgttatgtcagaacattaatttaactagataatgctcgtaaatatgtacagttgtaaatgtatatttttctaatgatacatttaaatatataacctatataaactaaaatgattttattttataattacttgcctgaattgagtacatgtatgtagagaatgtcttattataaaaacacataattcattaaatactgtaaactttcaataacataatgtagatatattatctaatcttcctttacagtcatgatatatgtacagtaataaatattctaattgaaataattttccattccttaataaaatgaaatacaatttacttacatcttaatgaaatatgaaataataagcaatattaactttcatagaaacctgattatagcataaattgtataactgtcttttatggatcttaataaatataaatttaacatgaaggcattattaccatgtattaataataaaagaaatattcctagtagactaaacaaatgttaatagtaatattaacagaacaaaagtaatttgtaaaaatctgtttattaatatgtaaattatattaaaagcatcaaagtattaatatatatatatatatatatagtctgattatagaactggggtaggcatggtgtcttataggactccaggtagactcggagtccacttggagtgcactccaagtttacctggagtccaaacggagtgcactccaagtccaaatggagtgcactcggagtgcacttgggtgtaacctttagtctacactcaactgtaaatATGCGCATCAAATAGCGAAAACACATGTGCCGTGTTTACAAACTGGTGTGTACTTGAATATTAATGAATTTTCTCGCCGATTAACCCATTAGCTAATTGCTAACCCGGGGAGCCGTGTATGCCATTTTCGTTTCTGTTTGTGAACTCGTCTGAGCATGCTTGTATTGACAGTCGTTGGCGGCGATTAATTTTCGCACTTCAGGTCCTAGtgacattttcaaaaacttttattAAGAACTTTGTATTACGataaagtttataaattttCCTAGTTAAGAAAAATTCCCGTTTACTTGTGTGTTTATAGCATAAATTCATTTTAACGAGGGCCTCATATAAACGCATTcacaaatatcaaacatattacAAACGCGATCATACATATGAGATTTTAAAAATAGCTCTTCTGTTGATACGACTCGTATGTCACGTTTGAACTATTTTCACCTGGCTGAATTTGTAATTACATTATTATCTTTTCTCAGTCATTGAGAGTTATTCGCCAAGAAACTgttcatttttatttgatatgtattcTTTCTGGATATGTAACTATATTAATACTAGTAATGACTTGTCTATTGTCTTTGTAATACTGCCAGGCTGTGTGGTATGTACCGAGACGTCAGAGTACTGGTGGTATGATCCCCATATCACATGGCAAACAACGACGGGAGCAGTGATATTTACCATACAATTACAACGTCCGCTCGAGTGTGCGTCCATCTGTTCGTCCGACACCGACTGTTTGGTATTTGGCTTCAGTAAAGTTACAAATACCTGCAAAGGGTACAGTCGGTTACAAACTCCCATAGGAGTAAGTCCGCTGACTGTTCTTGGGTCTGCAGAGAAAATCTACAAGAATGACCAAAGTAACGTTTCACTTTGTTCTTTCTTTTGCTTTTTATCATTAACAAATTCCACAACAAACACCTCTAGTGATAAGTAAACATCGATAATTCTACTATTGAGATATTGGCTTTTTTTCTACCTATTTTAGTTTCCTAGGTTGccgagtcttagaaggacgaaccagctgtattatgtccctaacatgtctgacaagtcctagaaggacgaaccagctgtattatgtccctaacatcactgacaagtcctagaaggacgaaccagctgtatcatgtccctAACATGtctgacgagtcttagaaggacgaaccagctgtatcatgtccctAACATGTCTGACGAGTCTaagaaggacgaaccagctgtattatgtccctaacatgtctgacgagtcctagaaggacgaaccagctgtattatgtccctaacatgtctgacgagtcttagaaggacgaaccagctgtattaTGCCCCTAGCATgtctgacaagtcctagaaggacgaaccagctgtattatgtccctaacatgtctgacgagtcctagaaggacgaaccaactgtattatgtccctaacatgtctgacaagtcctagaaggacgaaccagctgtattatgcccctagcatcactgacaagtcctagaaggacgaaccagcggtattatgtccctaacatgtctgacaagtcctagaaggacgaaccagcggtattatgtccctaacatgtccgacaagtcctagaaggacgaaccagctgtattatgtccccAACATGTccgacaagtcctagaaggacgaaccagctgtattatgtccccAACATgtctgacaagtcctagaaggacgaaccagctgtattatgtccctgACATGTCTGaaaagtcctagaaggacgaaccagctgtatgatgtccctaacatgtctgacaagtcctagaaggacgaaccaactgtattatgtccctaacatgtctgacaagtcctagaaggacgaaccagcggtattatgtccctaacatctctgacaagtcctagaaggacgaaccagctgtattatgtccctaacatgtctgacaagtcctagaaggacgaaccagctgtattaTGTCTCTAACATgtctgacaagtcctagaaggacgaaccagctgtattatgtccctaacatgtctgacaagtcctagaaggccgaaccagctgtattatgtccctaacatgtctgacaagtcctagaaggacgaaccagcaATATTATGTCCCTAGTATgtctgacaagtcctagaaggacgaaccagctaTACCGTGCAGTTAAATACAGTTTTGGCTCTACTTTTTCTGATTGAAATATGCCAATATCTTGTCTGTTTTCTGTAAACCTACTTTTGAGCTATAAGTCTGTCATGTGTTTCTATGATTGCATGCAAAGTTATTCGTCTCGGGGGAAATGATGATGTTCATGTGTTACTTGTGATGCAGAAACGTGTATACTTCCAGAGCAATACTTTCCTCCGCCAGAACCTTCAGTTTTAAAGTTTTCTCACGTACATTATTAGATGGTTTTCTGTTGAAGGTTGTAGCCGGGCCGGATTTGATTTCATTCAGGAGGGTCGCCTTTGTGTGAAAATATTTACCAATAACATCGATTGGGACGACGCCAAGAGTATTTGCGAAATGAATTATGGCCGCCTTATCGTCATCGACACGGAACAAAAATTGAACGCATTTTCGGGGTATCTAGGTAGGTCACGTTTTAGTTTATGTATATCTTTCCGATCAAAGTAGACTCGATGCGCAAGTTTTAAGTACacataaataaattacatacaGTGCTCGGAAATTATTTCTCTAATAGCGTCCCGGCGTCTCCCCTTCGTTCCGATGTGACATAGGTGTGATATTTCCCTAATTTGAGGTTAGGTAAAAGGCTTTCAAAGAggttatattttcaaaacattatgATTACCAAATACCCTTTATACGTCTCGGGGGAGAGGGTCACTTTTCACGAGTGTGATGATTGCTATGTCTGTGTTGGTAAGTTTGTCTATCTAAATCAAGAAGACCAGAAGGTGTAATCAGAACTAGGcattttatttagatatatatgtgtaacgcgcagcacgtgtaccgcaggggtgccacgtgtgtcggactgctaccaagtttttgcccagggttcgactgccgctttcgcttgcagattccaaatacaaatgaattttcaagtaatagacaatatttagtaaactggtgagaaagaaaatagactcgtcatataaagttcaacaatttattaacatgtgtaaaaataacaaagtaccaaAATAATACCCGCGAGGCACAGCGAGGAATTCACAATTATATACGTCTAGCCTAAAACATTTACCAACCATCTTTTAATCACaactaaccatataaatgaaataaatgtagtttaccccgagtctcaagcacgtggcatgtccggtcagaatacaacatttgctaaCCACCCGTCTTTTCTCCCGTATCTACTTACGAGGTTACCAACAACCATCCCTCGCTTaaccggtatagaaacagcccgagaggcggaaatattcactagccactccgcgagtgctctcaaaatggaataatcccttcaagcaacaacctgacttccgacatgacaccggcacacgagactcaaattaaacaaagttctatacatcgaaaatacatcaaaatactacacgtgaaaataaaaatacatgtacgatagtggcaaataatatccagcagacaaattaatatgaaatttaggaaaggatgggcgacggttatctaattaatttcacagattaaaagtcaacaccacttaccctgctgacacccggacgaaaagtgattgaccccagagcagcacgggtatcttacgtaaccggatgttacaattttccggaatgagtccaaaaataaacgagCGGAACGCAACTGCGTTACATACCAACCACCTGAATAGGCTACGACCCGTAGCCGGTAACAgtcaaaggggagataatttacaaacagccaaagggagataatctatgTGAAAAAGCTGGACATCAGTTGCCACATCAACATGTTACCTAACTGCTtacaaggaaaaaaaaaaattaggttCACAAGAGAAGAAGTTCCTCACTGGCCcacaatacatttcattttcacaaaaatacacCAGATAACAACTGGTACAACATATTGAAAGAAAAATGGAGGCGACTCCCTGCAATCAGGTTTTACAACCACAcaattttagttatatcaacacatatacatttgtatcatttaaATTAGATTCTAATGCATTGTAGTTAGCACAATATCAATTCA
It encodes the following:
- the LOC117320695 gene encoding C-type lectin domain family 4 member M-like, whose amino-acid sequence is CVVCTETSEYWWYDPHITWQTTTGAVIFTIQLQRPLECASICSSDTDCLVFGFSKVTNTCKGYSRLQTPIGVSPLTVLGSAEKIYKNDQSCSRAGFDFIQEGRLCVKIFTNNIDWDDAKSICEMNYGRLIVIDTEQKLNAFSGYLDTMGYASDRLWIGATDKADEGTWVWLNGQGVDQSYWDDVILNDFCMEDFFAFTAECGRIQYRTLSDDTCGISQAYVCERPDIV